The following proteins come from a genomic window of Pichia kudriavzevii chromosome 1, complete sequence:
- a CDS encoding uncharacterized protein (PKUD0A11230; similar to Saccharomyces cerevisiae YBR067C (TIP1)): MQFSQSLVLSIATLLASVHAEDLLVVLRSDIPNHLNEYLSYIQANTQENVSPLLTLFQQAQTYTDDSYTTLVDASQAAAITSFAEGLPWYSSRIEPSLNSTPAPSATSSAPESTASSSDATSTKESSSAAPTTSRESSSESTSSEATSTKESSKESSKESSKDTTSKDTTLSSSTPAPSHSKTAEPSSSVSTAGASYLAPGAGLLALGAIALL, translated from the coding sequence ATGCAATTCTCCCAATCTCTTGTTTTATCCATCGCTACTTTATTAGCTTCTGTTCACGCTGAAGACCTTTTGGTTGTCTTGAGAAGCGATATTCCAAACCATCTTAACGAATATCTCTCTTATATTCAAGCAAACACCCAAGAAAATGTCTCTCCATTGTTGACCCTTTTCCAACAAGCTCAAACTTACACTGACGACTCTTACACTACCTTGGTTGATGCTTCTCAAGCTGCTGCTATCACCTCCTTTGCTGAGGGCTTGCCTTGGTACTCCTCCAGAATCGAACCATCGTTGAACTCTACTCCAGCGCCTTCTGCAACCTCTTCTGCTCCAGAATCAACTGCTTCCTCATCAGATGCTACCTCCACTAAGGAATCATCCTCTGCTGCCCCAACTACCTCTAGAGAATCCTCCTCTGAATCCACTTCCTCCGAAGCTACCTCTACTAAGGAATCCTCAAAGGAATCTTCAAAGGAATCCTCAAAGGACACAACTTCAAAGGACACAACCTTATCCTCTTCCACTCCAGCTCCTTCTCACTCCAAGACTGCAGAACCTTCCTCCTCTGTCTCCACTGCTGGCGCATCTTACCTTGCTCCAGGTGCTGGCTTGTTAGCTTTAGGTGCTATTGCTTTATTATAA
- a CDS encoding uncharacterized protein (PKUD0A11220; similar to Saccharomyces cerevisiae YGR253C (PUP2); ancestral locus Anc_5.64), whose protein sequence is MFLTRSEYDRGVSTFSPEGRLFQVEYSLEAIKLGSTAIGISTSEGVILGVEKRVSSCLLESDSIEKIMEVEKHIGCAMSGLTADARTLIDHARVAAVQHNLYYDEPISVESLTQSVGDLALRFGEGASGEKRLMSRPFGVALLIAGYDDDKGPQLYHAEPSGTFYRYDAKAIGSGSEGAQAELQNEYHKSLTLKEAEVLTLKILKQVMEEKLDSKNTQLASVTKDKGFRIYSDDEVAQIIEVVKQQEKEGEEDQQMQE, encoded by the coding sequence ATGTTTTTAACTAGAAGTGAATATGATCGTGGCGTTTCCACCTTCTCTCCTGAAGGTCGGTTATTTCAAGTCGAATATTCTCTAGAGGCCATCAAGCTGGGATCAACGGCCATTGGTATATCCACCAGTGAAGGTGTGATATTAGGTGTGGAAAAAAGAGTCTCCTCATGTCTCTTAGAGAGTGACAGTATTGAAAAGATTATGgaagttgaaaaacatATAGGTTGTGCAATGTCCGGGTTAACTGCAGATGCTAGAACCTTGATTGACCACGCCAGAGTCGCTGCTGTTCAACACAATTTGTATTATGATGAGCCAATATCGGTGGAATCTTTGACCCAGTCTGTTGGCGACTTGGCATTGAGATTTGGAGAAGGAGCAAGTGGCGAAAAGAGATTAATGTCCAGACCGTTTGGTGTGGCCTTATTGATTGCTGGCTATGATGACGACAAGGGGCCTCAGTTATACCACGCCGAACCGTCCGGTACTTTCTACCGATATGATGCAAAGGCTATTGGATCGGGCTCCGAGGGTGCACAGGCAGAGCTGCAGAATGAATACCATAAATCTCTAACTTTAAAGGAAGCTGAGGTGTTAACTCTGAAGATACTTAAGCAGGTGatggaagaaaaattgGATTCCAAGAACACGCAGCTAGCCAGTGTCACCAAGGATAAAGGATTTAGAATATATTCGGACGATGAAGTGGCGCAAATCATAGAAGTGGTGAAGCAACAGGAAAAGGAAGGTGAAGAAGACCAACAAATGCAAGAGTGA
- a CDS encoding uncharacterized protein (PKUD0A11225): protein MVDIYTVKFWRTPLLVQMGTSKRESLRISANWTARTRRNLQQKITVPLEMAVEFKVVFILVSILVSILEHTTTSVGEFRLNYPRFSGVPSSPCPRIPSPSVNGLYKARRICTRLLHVIAETREMWIV from the coding sequence ATGGTTGATATTTATACAGTCAAATTTTGGCGAACCCCGCTGTTGGTCCAAATGGGAACGAGCAAGCGCGAATCTTTACGCATCTCTGCAAATTGGACGGCACGCACGCGGAGAAATTTGCAGCAGAAAATTACGGTGCCACTAGAAATGGCGGTGGAATTTAAAGTGGTGTTTATTTTAGTGTCTATTTTAGTGTCTATTTTAGAGCATACTACAACTTCAGTTGGGGAGTTCCGGTTGAATTATCCGAGATTCTCAGGTGTGCCCTCCTCTCCATGTCCCCGCATCCCATCGCCTTCTGTCAATGGATTATACAAGGCTCGAAGGATATGTACAAGGTTGTTGCATGTTATCGCAGAGACTAGAGAGATGTGGATTGTGTAG
- a CDS encoding uncharacterized protein (PKUD0A11210; similar to Saccharomyces cerevisiae YGR252W (GCN5); ancestral locus Anc_5.65) yields MPPVKRRSDRTHVGKNDVKRPKIKGADTQLSDGKDKTAIVNVDGDQTKGTEETEKMAEQNLGSSNEEEVCGGFKSENNEDAENENENENENEIENEIEIDNKNEIEQESLGTDDNHNNGHDEHDEKQADGHKESDLKNEPKEQAKEEGTGDQNNGNQADNGSVQDTVDPIIAGEGADEEEVNDEDSKRVHTFTFDGCQYTYKDRPSVIEEKTGDIEFRVVNNDDSRDSMIILTGLKNIFQKQLPEMPKAYIARLVYDRSHVSIAVVRKPLTVVGGITIRPFESHEFAEIVFCAISSTEQVRGYGAHLMNHLKDYVRNTSKIKYFLTYADNYAIGYFKKQGFTKDITLPKHVWMGYIKDYEGGTLMQCSMLPKIRYLDSNKILALQKASILSKIRTIGKSHVVYKGLDYFKKKNFEPLNPFNIPGLKEAGWTREMDDLAQKPKRGAHYIAMLTILTEMQNHPSNWPFVQPVSRTDVPDYYEVIKEPMDLSTMEVKLENDAYQTMEDFIYDCKLIFNNCRQYNGENTTFYKNANKLEKAVIAKLKDFPEYSHCLDTLTHR; encoded by the coding sequence ATGCCACCCGTGAAGAGAAGATCAGATAGAACACACGTTGGGAAAAATGACGTGAAGAGGCCCAAGATCAAAGGTGCTGATACGCAGCTAAGTGACGGGAAAGACAAAACGGCTATTGTGAATGTAGATGGCGATCAAACAAAGGGCACTGAagaaacagagaaaatGGCTGAACAGAATCTAGGCAGttcaaatgaagaagaagtgTGTGGGGGTTTtaaaagtgaaaataacGAGGACgctgaaaatgaaaatgaaaatgaaaatgaaaatgaaattgaaaatgaaattgaaattgataataagAACGAAATTGAACAAGAGTCTCTCGGGACTGATGATAATCATAATAATGGTCATGATGAGCATGATGAAAAGCAAGCTGATGGTCACAAAGAGAGTGATTTAAAGAATGAGCCCAAAGAGCAAGCTAAAGAAGAAGGCACAGGCGATCAAAATAATGGAAACCAGGCTGATAATGGATCTGTGCAAGACACAGTCGATCCAATAATAGCAGGTGAGGGTGCCGATGAGGAGGAGGTCAATGACGAGGACAGTAAAAGGGTACATACTTTTACTTTTGACGGGTGTCAGTATACATATAAAGACAGGCCATCAgtcattgaagaaaagacaGGGGATATTGAATTTCGTGTTGTCAACAACGACGATAGTCGTGATAGTATGATCATATTAACAGGgttgaagaatatttttcaaaagcaACTACCAGAGATGCCCAAAGCGTATATTGCGAGGTTAGTGTACGATCGAAGTCATGTATCTATTGCAGTGGTACGAAAGCCATTGACGGTTGTTGGAGGTATTACCATTCGACCTTTTGAAAGCCACGAATTTGCAGAGATTGTGTTTTGTgcgatttcatcaacagagCAAGTTCGAGGGTACGGTGCACATCTAATGAACCATTTAAAAGACTATGTTCGAAATACCAGTAAGATCAAATACTTTCTAACTTATGCGGATAATTATGCGATTGGATATTTTAAGAAACAGGGATTTACCAAGGACATTACATTGCCAAAGCATGTTTGGATGGGATACATCAAAGACTACGAAGGTGGTACACTAATGCAGTGTTCAATGCTACCCAAAATACGATATTTGGATAGCAACAAGATACTAGCGCTACAAAAGGCATCGATACTGAGCAAGATTCGAACAATTGGTAAATCGCATGTTGTATATAAAGGGCTGGATTATtttaagaagaaaaactttGAGCCATTGAATCCGTTCAATATACCTGGCTTGAAGGAGGCTGGTTGGACCAGAGAGATGGACGATTTAGCACAAAAACCCAAGAGAGGGGCGCATTATATTGCAATGTTGACGATATTAACAGAGATGCAGAACCATCCATCTAACTGGCCATTTGTACAGCCTGTCAGTAGAACAGACGTTCCTGATTATTACGAGGTCATTAAGGAGCCGATGGATTTAAGTACCATGGAGGTGAAGCTCGAGAATGATGCGTACCAGACCATGGAAGATTTCATATATGACTGTAAGttgattttcaacaattgcCGCCAATATAATGGTGAGAACACGACATTCTATAAGAATGCAAACAAGCTTGAAAAAGCCGTCATTGCCAAGCTCAAAGACTTCCCAGAATATTCTCACTGTCTAGATACATTGACCCATAGATGA
- a CDS encoding uncharacterized protein (PKUD0A11170; similar to Saccharomyces cerevisiae YBL071W-A (KTI11); ancestral locus Anc_7.394), with product MSETIYDQIEIEDFTFDPATQLFTYPCPCGDRFQISIYDMQEGENIAVCPSCSLMTEIIFDESDLQEYLDQI from the coding sequence ATGTCCGAGACTATTTACGATCAGATTGAAATAGAGGATTTCACTTTTGATCCAGCTACACAACTATTCACATACCCATGTCCTTGTGGTGATAGATTTCAAATTTCGATCTATGATATGCAAGAAGGTGAAAACATTGCTGTTTGTCCTTCTTGTTCTCTTATGACAGAAattatttttgatgaatctgATTTGCAGGAATATTTAGACCAGATCTGA
- a CDS encoding uncharacterized protein (PKUD0A11180; similar to Saccharomyces cerevisiae YBL072C (RPS8A) and YER102W (RPS8B); ancestral locus Anc_7.395; intron in 5' UTR), whose protein sequence is MGISRDSRHKRAATGAKRAQFRKKRKFELGRQGANTKIGPKRIHSVRTRGGNQKFRAIRIETGNFSWASEGVSRKTRINVVVYHPSNNELVRTNTLTKSAIVQIDATPFKQYYESHYGLVLGKKGAVEADEVKRSKSVQKKLAARAEESKIEPAVAAQFASGKLYAAISSRPGQSGRCDGYILEGEELAFYLRRLTAKK, encoded by the coding sequence ATGGGTATTTCAAGAGATTCTCGTCACAAGAGAGCAGCCACTGGTGCAAAGAGAGCACAATTCAGAAAGAAGCGGAAGTTCGAGTTAGGTAGACAAGGTGCTAACACCAAGATTGGTCCAAAGAGAATTCACTCTGTCAGAACTAGAGGTGGTAACCAAAAGTTCAGAGCAATCAGAATTGAAACCGGTAACTTCTCTTGGGCTTCTGAGGGTGTTTCTAGAAAGACCAGAATTAACGTTGTCGTCTACCACCCATCCAATAACGAATTAGTTAGAACCAACACTTTAACTAAGTCTGCTATTGTCCAAATTGATGCAACTCCATTCAAGCAATACTACGAATCCCACTACGGTTTAGTCCTTGGTAAGAAGGGTGCAGTTGAAGCTGATGAAGTCAAGAGATCCAAGTCTGTTCAAAAGAAGTTAGCTGCTAGAGCAGAAGAATCCAAGATTGAACCAGCTGTTGCAGCTCAATTCGCTTCAGGTAAATTATATGCTGCTATCTCCTCTAGACCAGGTCAATCCGGTAGATGTGATGGTTACATTTTAGAAGGTGAAGAATTAGCATTCTACTTAAGAAGATTAACTGCTAAGAAATAA
- a CDS encoding uncharacterized protein (PKUD0A11240; similar to Saccharomyces cerevisiae YMR101C (SRT1); ancestral locus Anc_2.452) has protein sequence MQTTALYLEYIPGFSLLEGLLQSTLINVLKTGPIPKHISFVMDGNRRFAKTHNLPLKEGHRFGADALVRVLDCCFRLGVKNVTTYAFSIENFSRKSEEVETIFTLLKQKLALITSENQLCDVHNVRIRIIGNRSYLPPELLQDIEKIEDQTRDNTRHVLFVAFPYTSRDDMFHATNKIIEKLTNGEIEFDQIDETLYNANFYYENIDEPVDILIRTSGHTRLSDYMLWQCHQDSVIEFPNTLWPMFRFYSTWWTIFRWSYYKTLVIQDAEIMQLKKISNAQVKKKYPGIPRTHPPFASVTR, from the coding sequence ATGCAGACAACAGCACTGTATCTAGAATACATCCCGggtttttctcttttggaAGGCCTTCTTCAAAGCACGCTTATCAATGTACTCAAGACAGGGCCAATTCCAAAGCATATCTCCTTCGTTATGGATGGGAACCGCCGCTTTGCTAAAACCCACAATCTTCCTCTAAAAGAGGGCCATAGATTCGGGGCAGATGCATTGGTTCGTGTACTAGATTGCTGTTTCAGACTCGGTGTTAAAAATGTGACAACGTATGcgttttcaattgaaaatttcagcAGGAAATccgaagaagttgaaacaATATTTACCTTATTAAAACAGAAGTTGGCTCTAATAACCAGCGAAAATCAGTTGTGTGATGTGCACAACGTCAGAATTAGAATAATTGGTAATAGATCGTATTTACCACCGGAACTCTTACAAGATATCgagaaaattgaagacCAAACACGAGATAATACTAGACACGTATTATTTGTTGCCTTCCCCTATACTTCTAGGGATGATATGTTCCATGcaacaaacaaaatcattgaaaaactcacaaatggagaaattgaatttgatcaaatcgATGAGACCTTATATAATGCAAACTTCTATTATGAGAATATTGATGAACCTGTCGATATATTAATCAGAACAAGTGGCCACACTAGGTTGAGCGACTATATGTTATGGCAATGCCACCAAGACTCGGTCATTGAGTTCCCAAATACCTTATGGCCAATGTTCAGGTTTTATTCCACTTGGTGGACAATCTTCAGATGGAGTTATTATAAAACCTTGGTGATTCAGGATGCAGAGATtatgcaattgaaaaaaatatcaaatgcACAAGTTAAAAAGAAGTATCCAGGTATTCCTAGAACTCATCCTCCCTTTGCCTCAGTTACTAGGTAG
- a CDS encoding uncharacterized protein (PKUD0A11200; similar to Saccharomyces cerevisiae YGR061C (ADE6); ancestral locus Anc_4.207): protein MSQDSRMIILPGSQALSNFRVSNLISEIDNSLKSSVVIDVRSCHIHYIHTKSLLDEVTLNKVKTLLKYDNELDLSDPKSKLLNELVQLDGDHQDSVDKLKSLHSDTYLFRILPRPGTISPWSSKATNIMEVCGLGDKIERIERGTAVLIDVRPGFPLLEQLHNEQYASFASVYDRMTQTLFINDSVPKYNDLFEEHEPKPLVHVDIISSKENLIKANKEMGLALDDGEISYLIDAFKNNLNRNPTDVELFMFAQVNSEHCRHKIFNADWTIDNEKKDMSLFQMIRNTHNLNPQYTVSAYSDNAAVFEGSPAYYFGPNLEKRNTWTSTKETVHTLIKVETHNHPTAVSPFPGAATGSGGEIRDEGAVGRGSKPKCGLSGFSVSDLEIPDLKQPWELSVGKPNHIASPLDIMIEAPLGSAAFNNEFGRPCITGYFRTLTTSVKNSEGKDEIRGFHKPIMIAGGMGAVRPQLSLKSDFKITPGSAIIVLGGQSMLIGLGGGAASSVASGEGSADLDFASVQRGNPEMQRRAQQVIDACNSLGVDSPIQCIHDVGAGGLSNALPELVHDNGLGAKFELRDILSLEPGMSPMELWCNESQERYVLGVSQSNLEFFKNICERERCPFAVVGTATSEQRLVLTDKLLKTTPIDLEMSILFGKPPKMSRNDVTKKLQLSPVDTTNIEINDALSRVLQLPSVGSKSFLITIADRTVTGLIDRDQFVGPWQVPVADVGVTCTSLGEELIQTGEALAMGEKPTIAIIDAAASAKMTIAESLLNLVAADIKSLDMVKISANWMSSASTPGEGSALYQAVQAISLDLCPSLGVAIPVGKDSMSMKMSWDDKTVMAPLSLISTSFCGVSDTSKTWTPQLQNIPEETVLVHVDLAASVKKSLGGSALAQVYNQIGDTCPTVHDNSVLKGFLLSVLHLHNHFDVLAYHDISDGGLIVTLLEMAFAGRSGLDVELKDKTSDVFTALFNEELGAVFQIKRAEVDAFTAVFENNGVKSDFISVIGTPVFDDKQTITVVFNGDRVLSDSRARLQEQWSLTSYHLQRLRDNPQSADEEFGAISDNKDPGLTYSLTFEPKNDLGISLLNTRPKVAILREQGVNGQQEMAWCFEQAGFESVDVHMTDIISGKVTLDNYVGLAACGGFSYGDVLGAGNGWATSVLYNEKARNEFSNFFNARTDTFAFGACNGCQFLSKIKSLIDGAELWPSFERNKSEQYEARVCTLEIAQESNENPCIFFDGMNGSRIPIAVAHGEGRAQWDTQEKLEQFVKRGLVGARYVDNYGVPTEKYPLNPNGSPNGITAIRSENGRVLAMMPHPERVCRLESNSYYPPEEKKEWAGYGPWIRLFRNARKWVATNESN, encoded by the coding sequence ATGTCCCAAGATAGTAGAATGATCATCTTGCCTGGTTCTCAAGCACTATCAAACTTCAGggtttcaaatttgatttCCGAAATTGATAACTCATTAAAGTCTTCTGTTGTGATAGATGTTAGATCATGCCATATTCACTACATTCATACAAAGTCACTGCTTGACGAGGTGACCCTCAACAAAGTCAAAACTCTATTGAAATACGATAATGAATTGGACCTATCGGACCCAAAGTCAAAACTGTTGAATGAGCTAGTACAACTAGATGGTGACCATCAGGATTCAGTAGATAAACTCAAATCTTTGCATTCAGATACTTATTTATTTAGAATCCTCCCTAGACCAGGTACTATCTCTCCATGGTCTTCAAAGGCAACCAATATTATGGAAGTTTGTGGTCTAGGTGATAAGATTGAAAGAATCGAAAGAGGTACTGCGGTTCTGATTGATGTTAGACCAGGCTTTCCATTATTGGAACAGTTGCATAACGAACAGTATGCATCATTTGCTTCTGTGTATGATAGAATGACCCAAACCTTATTTATCAACGATTCAGTTCCAAAGTACAATGATTTGTTTGAAGAACATGAGCCAAAACCTCTAGTGCATGTTGATATCATCTCatcaaaggaaaacttGATCAAggcaaataaagaaatggGTTTAGCATTGGACGATGGTGAAATTTCTTACTTAATCGATGCCTTCAAGAATAACCTCAATAGAAACCCAACCGACGTTGAGCTATTTATGTTTGCTCAAGTCAACTCTGAACATTGCAGACATAAGATTTTCAATGCTGATTGGAcaattgataatgaaaagaaagatatGTCTCTATTCCAAATGATTAGAAATACTCATAATTTGAACCCTCAATATACGGTTTCTGCTTATAGTGATAATGCTGCAGTTTTTGAAGGCTCACCAGCCTACTATTTTGGTCCTAATTTGGAGAAGAGAAACACATGGACCTCAACCAAGGAAACAGTGCATACTCTAATCAAAGTTGAGACACATAACCACCCAACTGCTGTTTCGCCATTCCCAGGTGCAGCTACCGGTTCTGGTGGTGAAATTAGAGATGAAGGTGCAGTTGGTAGAGGTTCTAAGCCAAAATGTGGATTGTCAGGTTTTTCTGTTTCGGATCTAGAAATTCCGGACCTAAAACAACCATGGGAATTATCGGTAGGAAAACCTAATCATATTGCATCTCCATTAGATATTATGATTGAAGCGCCTTTAGGCTCTGCAGCTTTCAACAACGAGTTCGGTAGACCTTGTATTACTGGTTACTTTAGAACTCTAACGACATCTGTTAAGAATTCAGAAGGCAAGGATGAAATTAGGGGTTTCCATAAGCCAATCATGATTGCCGGTGGTATGGGAGCAGTCAGGCCTCAATTATCTTTGAAGTCggatttcaaaatcactCCAGGTTCTGCAATTATTGTTTTGGGTGGTCAATCCATGCTAATTGGTTTAGGTGGTGGTGCAGCCTCTTCCGTAGCATCAGGCGAAGGTTCTGCCGATTTAGATTTTGCATCTGTTCAAAGAGGAAATCCAGaaatgcaaagaagagCTCAACAAGTTATTGATGCTTGTAATAGTTTGGGGGTTGATTCTCCAATTCAATGTATCCATGATGTTGGAGCTGGTGGTTTATCCAATGCGTTGCCTGAATTAGTTCATGACAACGGTTTAGGTGCTAAATTTGAGTTACGGGATATCCTTTCACTAGAACCAGGCATGTCTCCAATGGAATTATGGTGTAACGAATCCCAAGAGAGATATGTTTTGGGTGTCTCCCAGAGTAATCtagagtttttcaaaaatatttgtgaaagagaaagatgTCCGTTTGCCGTTGTAGGTACTGCAACCAGCGAACAGAGATTAGTATTAACAGATaaactattgaaaactaCCCCAatagatttggaaatgtcTATCTTATTCGGTAAACCTCCAAAAATGTCTAGAAACGACGTGACAAAGAAACTACAATTATCACCTGTTGATACCACCAATATCGAAATTAACGATGCTTTATCGAGAGTTTTACAACTACCATCTGTTGGTTCTAAATCATTCCTTATTACAATTGCAGATAGAACAGTTACTGGTTTAATCGATAGAGATCAATTCGTTGGCCCATGGCAAGTTCCTGTTGCGGATGTAGGTGTTACTTGTACTTCTTTGGGTGAAGAGTTGATCCAAACAGGTGAGGCATTAGCTATGGGTGAGAAACCAACAATCGCAATCATCGATGCAGCAGCATCTGCTAAAATGACGATTGCTGAgtctttgttgaatttagTTGCAGCTGATATCAAGAGCTTGGATATGGTTAAAATCTCTGCTAACTGGATGTCTTCTGCTTCTACACCAGGTGAAGGCTCTGCACTATATCAGGCAGTTCAAGCAATTTCATTGGATCTATGTCCTTCATTGGGTGTTGCGATTCCAGTGGGTAAAGATTCCATGTCTATGAAGATGTCTTGGGATGATAAAACTGTTATGGCTCCATTATCGTTGATCAGCACATCTTTTTGTGGTGTTAGTGATACGTCTAAAACATGGACTCCTCAATTACAAAACATCCCTGAAGAGACCGTCTTAGTTCACGTTGACCTTGCTGCAAGTGTTAAAAAATCATTGGGTGGTTCTGCGTTAGCACAAGTTTACAACCAAATTGGTGACACTTGCCCAACTGTTCACGACAACTCCGTTTTGAAAGGTTTCCTATTGTCAGTTTTACATTTGCACAATCattttgatgttttggCATATCATGATATATCTGATGGTGGTTTAATTGTCACTCTATTGGAAATGGCATTTGCTGGTAGGTCTGGTTTAgatgttgaattgaaaGACAAGACAAGCGATGTATTCACCGCATTGTTCAACGAAGAGTTAGGCgctgtttttcaaattaagAGAGCCGAAGTTGACGCATTTACTgctgtttttgaaaataatggtGTTAAGAGTGATTTTATTTCTGTTATTGGTACCCCTGTATTTGATGACAAACAAACCATTactgttgttttcaatgGAGACAGAGTTCTATCTGATAGTAGAGCTAGACTACAAGAACAATGGAGTTTGACCTCTTATCATCTACAAAGGTTAAGAGATAATCCACAATCAGCGGACGAAGAATTCGGTGCAATTTCCGATAACAAGGACCCTGGTTTGACGTATTCCTTGACATTCGAGCCTAAGAACGATTTAGGTATCAGCTTATTAAACACAAGACCAAAGGTTGCTATCTTAAGAGAGCAAGGTGTTAATGGTCAACAGGAAATGGCGTGGTGTTTCGAACAAGCAGGTTTTGAATCAGTTGATGTTCATATGACTGATATTATTTCTGGAAAAGTGACTTTGGATAACTATGTCGGTTTAGCTGCATGCGGTGGTTTCTCTTATGGTGATGTTTTGGGTGCAGGTAACGGATGGGCTACATCTGTTTTATACAATGAAAAGGCAAGAAATGagttttctaattttttcaacgCAAGAACAGACACTTTTGCCTTTGGTGCTTGTAATGGTTGTCAATTCTTATCAAAGATTAAGTCTTTGATTGATGGTGCCGAGTTATGGCCAAGTTTCGAAAGAAACAAGTCTGAGCAATACGAAGCCAGAGTTTGTACCTTAGAAATCGCACAGGAGTCCAACGAAAATCCATGTATTTTCTTCGATGGCATGAATGGCTCTAGAATCCCAATTGCTGTTGCACATGGAGAAGGTAGGGCACAGTGGGATACCCAAGAAAAGTTGGAGCAATTTGTCAAGAGAGGATTGGTTGGTGCACGCtatgttgataattatgGTGTTCCAACCGAAAAGTATCCACTCAACCCTAACGGTTCACCAAATGGTATTACTGCTATCAGAAGTGAAAACGGTAGAGTTTTGGCTATGATGCCTCATCCAGAAAGAGTCTGTAGACTAGAATCCAATTCTTATTATCCACCcgaggaaaagaaggaatgGGCAGGATACGGTCCATGGATCAGACTTTTCAGAAATGCTAGGAAATGGGTTGCAACTAATGAATCCAACtaa
- a CDS encoding uncharacterized protein (PKUD0A11190; similar to Saccharomyces cerevisiae YGR060W (ERG25); ancestral locus Anc_4.206): MERVWAAYYLYMKNDILATGLLFFLLHEFMYFGRCIPWFIIDRTPYFKKYKIQPNNYPSNKEQWECTKSVLKSHFFVEALPIWFFHPICERIGVSYDVPFPSWKTIAVQITVFFFLEDAWHYWFHRGIHYGVFYKIIHKQHHRYAAPFGLAAEYAHPIEVMLLGFGTVGIPIVWCYFTRNLHLFTICIWITLRLFQAIDAHSGYEFPISLHHFFPLWAGADHHDEHHHHFIGNYASSFRVWDYFLDTEAGQTAKQTREKASKTKAEKAAKKNN; this comes from the coding sequence ATGGAAAGAGTATGGGCTGCATACTATCTTTATATGAAGAATGACATTTTAGCAACAGGTTTGCTGTTCTTTCTATTACACGAATTTATGTATTTTGGAAGATGTATTCCTTGGTTCATTATTGACAGAACCCCATACTTCAAGAAATACAAGATCCAACCAAACAATTACCCAAGCAATAAGGAACAATGGGAATGTACTAAGTCTGTTCTGAAATCTCacttttttgttgaagcaCTTCCAATTTGGTTTTTCCATCCAATCTGTGAGAGAATTGGTGTCTCTTACGACGTTCCGTTCCCATCATGGAAGACAATTGCAGTGCAAATTACAGtgttctttttccttgaagACGCATGGCATTACTGGTTCCATAGGGGTATTCATTACGGTGTCTTTTATAAAATTATCCATAAACAACATCATAGATATGCTGCACCGTTCGGTCTAGCAGCTGAATATGCACATCCTATTGAGGTTATGCTACTAGGTTTTGGTACTGTTGGTATTCCAATCGTTTGGTGTTACTTCACAAGAAACTTGCATTTATTTACCATTTGTATCTGGATCACTCTAAGACTATTTCAGGCTATTGATGCACATTCTGGTTATGAATTCCCAATCTCATTGCATCATTTCTTCCCACTATGGGCAGGTGCAGATCATCACGATGagcatcatcatcatttcaTTGGCAACTATGCATCATCCTTTAGAGTCTGGGATTACTTCTTAGATACAGAAGCTGGCCAAACTGCAAAGCAAACTAGAGAAAAAGCAAGCAAGACTAAGGCAGAAAAAGCcgcaaagaaaaacaactaG